The sequence below is a genomic window from Streptomyces sp. B21-105.
CGAAGGCGCCGCCGGCGACCAGCGCGCCGAGCAGTTCGCCGCCGAGGCCGCCGATCATCCGGTCGGGCAGCAGCAGGACGGCCGCGTCCGCGTCGCCGCTGAGGGCGAGCTCGGGTGTGTAGAGGCGGCCGAGGGCGCCGTAGACGGGCGGCAGGAGGTAGAACGCGCCGATCAGGGCGAGGACGGCGACCGTGGTGCGGCGGGCGGCGACGCCGTGCGGGCTGGTGTAGAAGCGCACGACGACGTGCGGCAGGCCCATGGTGCCGAGGAACGTCGCGAGGATCAGCCCGTAGGTGGCGTACAGGGGCCGTTCCTCGCGGCTCGCGGCGAGCGAGGTGGACATGCCGCCGCCGGGTCCGCGCTCGGCGGCGGGGACCGCGGCGCCCTCGGTGAAGGTGAGGCGGGCTCCGCGCTCGATGCGGTGGGTGCCGGCGGGCAGCCGGAGCACCGCGTCCTCGTGCGGGCGGCCGTCGACGGTGCCGTCCACGGTCACGGTCAGCGGGCGGTCCAGTTTCAGGTGCAGGGTGTCGCCGACCCGGACGACCCGCTGGTCGCGGAAGGCCGCCGGCTCCTCGAAGACGTCGCGGGGTGCGCCGTCGCTCTGCCAGGCGAGGACCAGGAAGAGGACGGGGACGAGGAGGGCGGTGAGCTTGAGCCAGTACTGGAAGGCCTGCACGAAGGTGATGCTGCGCATGCCGCCCGCGGCGACGGTGGCCGTGACGACCAACGCGACGATCAGCCCGCCGAGGGAGTCGGGGGCGCCGGTGAGGACCGTCAACGTCAGTCCGGCGCCCTGGAGTTGGGGCAGCAGGTAGAGCCAGCCCACGCCCACGACGAAGGCGCCCGCGAGCCGTCTCACGGCCTGCGAGGCGAGCCGCGCCTCGGCGAAGTCGGGGAGGGTGTAGGCGCCGGAGCGGCGCAGCGGGGCGGCGACGAAGAGCAGCAGGACCAGGTAGCCGGCGGTGTAGCCGACCGGGTACCAGAGCATGTCCGGGCCCTGGACGAGGACGAGGCCCGCGATGCCGAGGAAGGAGGCGGCGGAGAGGTACTCGCCGCTGATGGCGGCCGCGTTGAGGCGGGGGCCGACGGTTCGGGAGGCCACGTAGAAGTCGGAGGTGGTGCGGGAGATGCGCAGGCCGAAGGCGCCGACGAGCACGGTCGCGACGACCACGAGGGCGACGGCGGGGACGGCGAAGGTCGAGTTCATGCTCGCACCGTCCTCACCGGTCCTCGACCAGCCGGACGAAGTCCCGTTCGTTGCGCTCGGCGCGGCGCACGTACCACCGGGCGAGCAGGACGAGCGGGGCGTACAGGCAGAAGCCGAGGACCGCCCATTCGAGCCGGTGGGCGCCGGGCATCGACGCGAAGAGCAGCGGCAGCGGGCCGACGAGGAGCACGAGGACGGCGAACACCGTGAGCGCGGCGCGCAGCTGGGATCGCATCAGGGAGCGGACGTAGGTGTCGCCCAGGGTCGTCTGCTCGTCGATCTCGGTGCGCGGGCGGTAGTAGCCGGAGGTGTGCGGGTAGCGTCCGCGTGAGCGGAGCCGGGCGTGGGCAAGGGTGCGGCGGCCGGGGCGGGTGACGACGACACGTCGTTCGACGGGGTCCTGATGGGGCACGGTCAGGTCCGCCTCATCAGCAGGTCCCGCAGTTCGCGCGCGTGCCGACGGCTGACCTGGAGTTCCTCGCCGCCGACGAGGACGCTCACGGTGCCCGCGTCGAGCCGGAGTTCGCCGATGTGGCGCAGCGCGACGAGATGGCGGCGGTGGATGCGGACGAAGCCACGGGCGCTCCAGCGGTCCTCCAGGGTGGACAGCGGGATGCGGACGAGGTGGCTGCCGCGGTCGGTGTGCAGCCGGGCGTAGTCGCCCTGCGCCTCGACGTGCGTGATGTCGTCGACGGCGACGAAGCGGGTCACGCCGCCGAGTTCGACGGGTATGTGGTCGGGGTCGGGTTCGTGGACCGGGATGCGGGGCGCGGTCCCGCGCTGTTCGGCGGCCCGGCGGACGGCCTCCGCGAGGCGTTCCTTGCGGACCGGTTTGAGGACGTAGTCGACGGCCTTGAGGTCGAAGGCCTGGACGGCGAAGTCCTCGTGCGCGGTGACGAAGACGACCAGCGGGGGCCGGGCGAAGCCGGTGAGCAGGCGGGCCAGGTCGAGGCCGTCGAGGCCGGGCATCTGGATGTCGAGGAAGACGACGTCGACGGCTTCGGGGCCGTCGGGTCCGGACTCCAGGGCGCGGTTGATGCGGCGCAGCGCCTCGGTCGCGTCGCCCGCGCCCTCCACGCTGCCGATGCGGGGGTCGGCGGAGAGCAGGTAGAGCAGCTCCTCCAGCGAGGGGCGTTCGTCGTCGACGGCGAGGGCGCGCAGCATGAAGGTGGAGTGTAGGGGCTGTCGTTTGAATCAGGTCGCAGGGCATCGGCGGAACCTGTCGACGCCGGTGAGCGGGAGCTGGTGCGTGCAGTCGCAAGGCGGAGGAGGGCGTCGACGCGATGGGGGTCCCCCCGCTCGAGCGCAGCCGAGAGTGGGGGAGTCGGCAACCGACGACAACGCCGCAGATGTGCGTGCCGGCCCCCGCGTCTGCGTGGTGATCGAAACGACAGCCCCTAAGGGCGATCGGCGCGGCGGGACACGTACGGGGCCTGGACGTTCCCGCTGGATACAGTGCGGGCATGAACGACGGCGGCGTCCTTTTCGACGATCTCGACCGGAAGATCATCACCGCGTTGATGGCGAACGCCAGGACGAGCTTCGCCGAGATCGGCACGGCCGTCGGGCTGTCCTCGACGGCCGTCAAGCGCCGGGTGGACCGGCTGCGGGACACCGGGGTGATCACGGGGTTCACGGCCACCGTGCAGCCGGCGGCGCTGGGCTGGAGCACGGAGGCGTACGTCGAGGTGTACTGCGAGGGCGCCGCCCCGCCGAGGCGGCTGGCGGAGGTGGTGCGCAACCATCCGGAGATCACCGCGGCGATGACGGTGACGGGCGGCGCGGACGCGCTGCTGCATGTGCGGGCGCGGGACGTGGAGCACTTCGAGGAGGTGCTGGAGCGGATCCGGGTCGAGCCGTTCATCCGGAAGACGATCAGCGTGATGGTGCTGTCGCATCTGCTGCCGGAGAGCCCGGAGGCGGGCGCGACGCAGCCCGCTCCCGAATAAACCTGCGAATAGTCCTGCTACGACGCAGCGAATCTGCGTCGACCGGGCCAATCACGCAGTGTTCGTGCGTGAACACGCAATATTCGTTGCTTGTCGGGCCTCCCCGTCGGTTCCTACCGTGGTGTCAACCCTCAGTCGACTCCACAGCAAGGTCGACACCGCAGGAAAACGGAGGAACCCCTCTGTGTCCGAAAGCCGTGTGCGGCGCCCCCGGCGCTTCCTCGTCTGCGAACCCAGACACTTCGCGGTGCAGTACGCGATCAATCCCTGGATGCATCCCGACACCCCCGTCGACGTCGATCTCGCCCAGGAGCAGTGGCAGAGGCTGATCAGCGTCTACCGCGGCCACGGTCACACCGTGGACACCGTGGAGCCGGCCCCCGGCCTCCCGGACATGGTCTTCGCCGCGAACTCGGCGGTGGTCGTCGCGGGCCGTGTCTTCGGGTCCCTGTTCCACGCGCCCGAGCGGCGCCCTGAGTCCGTCCACTACGACACCTGGTTCAAGGCGGCGGGCTACGACGTCCACCGGCCGGAGTCCGTCTGCGAGGGCGAGGGCGACCTGGTGTGGACGGGCCGGTACGTGCTGGCCGGCACCGGGTTCCGCACGACCCGTGAGGCGCACCGGGAGGTGCAGGAGTTCTTCGGCCACCCGGTGATCAGCCTGACCCTGGTGGACCCGCACTTCTACCACCTGGACACGGCGCTGTTCGTCCTCGACGACGACAACGTCTCGTACTACCCGGAGGCGTTCTCGCAGGGCAGCCGCGAGGTGCTCGCCCGGCTGTATCCGGACGCGGTGCTCGCCACCCGCGACGACGCCATGGCGTTCGGCCTGAACTCGGTGTCCGACGGCCGCCACGTGTTCATCGCGCCCCGGGCCGAGGCCCTCGCCGCCCGGCTCGGCGAGCGCGGCTACGTCCCCGTCCCCGTCGACCTATCGGAGTTCCAGAAGGCCGGCGGCGGCATCAAGTGCTGCACTCAGGAGATCCGTTCATGACCGCACCCGTCGTCCCGACGCGCTCCTCCGCCGATCTGATCCGCGCCGAGGAGCCGGTCCTCGCGCACAACTACCACCCGCTGCCCGTGGTCGTCGCGAGTGCCGAGGGCGCGTGGGTGCGCGACGTCGAGGGCCGCCGCTACCTCGACATGCTGGCCGGCTACTCGGCCCTCAACTTCGGCCACCGGCACCCGGCCCTGGTCGAGGCGGCCCACCGTCAGCTGGACCGTCTCACGCTGACCTCCCGCGCCTTCCACAACGACCGCCTGGCCGAGTTCGCCGAGCGGCTCGCGGCGTTGACCGGTCTGGACATGGTCCTGCCGATGAACACGGGCGCGGAGGCGGTGGAGAGCGGGGTGAAGGTGGCCCGCAAGTGGGCGTACGAGGTGAAGGGCGTCCCCGCCGACCGGGCGACGATCGTGGTCGCCGCCGACAACTTCCACGGCCGCACCACGACGATCGTGAGCTTCTCGACGGACGAGACGGCCCGGGCGGGCTTCGGCCCGTTCACGCCGGGTTTCCGGGTCGTCCCGTACAACGACCTGGCCGCGCTGGAGGCGGCGGTCGACGAGACGACGGCGGCGGTGCTGATCGAGCCGATCCAGGGCGAGGCCGGCGTCGTGATCCCCGACGACGGCTATCTGGCCGGGGTGCGGGAGCTGACCCGCCGGACGAACTGCCTGTTCGTCGCGGACGAGATCCAGTCCGGGCTCGGGCGGACCGGGCGGACGCTGGCCGTGGAGCACGAGGGGGTGGCGCCCGACGTGCTGCTCCTCGGCAAGGCGCTGGGCGGCGGCATCGTGCCGGTGTCGGCGGTGGTGGCCCGCCGGGAGGTGCTGTCGGTGCTGCGGCCCGGCGAGCACGGGTCGACGTTCGGCGGCAACCCGCTGGCGGCCGCGGTCGGTACGGCGGTGGTGGAGCTGCTGGAGACGGGTGAGTTCCAGCGCCGGGCGGCCGAGCTGGGCGTCGTGCTGCGCGAGGGCCTGACCGCGCTGGTCGGCAGGGGTGTCGTCGGCTTCCGCTCGCGCGGGCTGTGGGCGGGCGTCGACGTCGACCCGGCCCTCGGCACGGGCCGTGAGGTGAGCGAGCGCCTCATGCGCGAGGGCGTCCTGGTCAAGGACACGCACGGCTCGACGATCCGGCTGGCGCCGCCGCTGACCATCACCGGCGACGAACTGGCCGCGGCGTTGGGCGCGTTGGAGCGGGCGCTGACCCAGGGCGCCTGACGGGTCCGCCGTCGCCCCGGGGCGGGCGCGGGCGCGTCCCGCGTCGCCCCGGGTGGCTCGAGCGCACGTGCGCAGGCAGGGTGAAGATTGGGTCGGAAGGTGGTAGACCACTCTCAGCGACAGAGAGGCCGGCCGTGGGCACTGAGGACGAGGACGACGTAGCCCGCCGGCGGTTCGACGTGGCGGACACCGCGCCCCTGCTGCTCGACGAGCGGGGCGTGGTGGCGAGCTGGACCAGGGACGCCGAGCGGCTGCTGGGGTACCCGGCCGCCGAGGCCGTGGGCAGGAACCTGGCCGCACTGCTCACCCACGCGGACGCCGGACGGGTGGGGGACGTCCTCGCGCGGTGCCGCGAGGACGGCGGCTGGGCGGGGCTGCTGTCGGCCCGCCGCAGGGACGGACGGCCGGTGCCCGTCATGGCGCGCGTGACCTCCGCCCACGAGCCGGGCGGACCCGCGCGCTGGCTGGCGCTGCTCAACGAGATGTCCGACGCCCCGGGCTGGAACATGAGCCGCTCGGTGCTGGAGCAGATGGTCGGCGACTCCCCGATCGGCATAGCGATCGTCAACACCGATCTGCGTTTCGTGTGGTCGAACGCGGCCCTGGCGAGGTTCGGCGGCGGCCCGCCCGAGCACCGGCTGGGGCTGCGGCTCGCGGATGTGCAGCCGGGCCTGGACTCGGCGTCGATCGAGGCGCAGATGCGCCGGGTGCTGGAGTCCGGGGAGCCGGTCATCGGCTACGAGCTGGTGGGCAGGGTGCAGGCGGCTCCGCACCGGGAGACGGCGCACATGCTGTCGTTCACCCGGCTGGAGGACGAGCGGGGCGGCCCCATGGGCGTCTACTACACGGTCGTGGACATGACCGAGCGGCACCGCGCCCGGCAACGGCTCGCCCTGCTCGACCGGGCCGGCCGCCGCATCGGCCGCAGCCTCGACATCACCCGGACGGCGCAGGAGCTGGCGGATGTGGCGGTGCCGGACTTCGCCGACGTCGTCACCGTGGACCTGCTCGAACCGGTGCTGCGGGGCGCGGAGCCCGCGCCCGCCCGGGCGACGGGCGGCCCCGACGACTCCGTGTCGTTGCGCAGGGCGGGGCGGCGGCGGGCCGGCGACCCCGACACGCCCGCGGACGCCGACGGGTCCGGCGGCCCGGCCGGGGTCACCGCGGTCGTCTACCCGGCGGGTTCGCCGCCGGCACGCTGCCTGACCGAAGGGCAGCCCTGGCGAGCGGCCCGACTCGACCCGAACAGCCTGCGAGAAGCCCGCGGCCCGGGCGACCCGCAAGACCTGAGCAACCCCCAGGCCCCTGGCGAGCCCTGGGACCCCGACGACCCTCGGGGGACCGGCAGTCCCCGGAACCCGGTCGCCCCGGGCGACCCGGGCGGCCCGGGCGCCCCGCAGGATTTGAGCAACCCGCAGGACCCGGGCGGCCCCCGGGCACCGGGCGGCCCCCGGGAGCCGGGCGGCCCTGGCGGTCCCCAGCACACCGGCGGTCCCCGGGCGCACGGCGATCTCCGGGACACCGGCGACCCACAGGAGCCGGACGGTCCGCGGGAGCCGGACGGTCCGCGGGAGCCGGACGGTCCGCGGGAGCCGGGCGGGGTGGGTGCAGGTGCCGGGGGGTGGGGCGCCGTGCTGCCTGTCGGGGCCGGGCCGGCCAGTGTCCTGATCGTGCCGGTGCGGGCGCGGGGCACCGTGCTGGGCGTCACGACGTTCCTGCGGCACGACCCGCGCGAGCCCTTCGACGAGGACGATCTGGCGCTCGCCGAGGACCTCGTCTCGCGGGCGGCCGTCTGCGTGGACAACGCCCGGCGCTACACCCGCGAACGGGGCGCGGCCCTGGTCCTCCAGCGCAACCTGCTGCCCCGCCGGCTGCCCGCGCAGGACGCCGTCGAGGTGGCCGCCGACTACCGGCCGGCCGACGAGCTGACCGGCCTCGGCGGGGACTGGTACGACCTGATCCCGCTGTCGGGGGCCCGGGTGGCGCTCGTCGTCGGCGAGGTGCCCGGGCACGGCATCGACGCCGCGGCCGCCATGGGGCGGGTGCGGACCGCGGTACGCACCCTGGCCGCGCTGGACCTGCCGCCCGCGGAGATCCTCGCGCACCTCGACGACCTGGTCACCCGTATGGACGAGGAGGAGGACGAGGAGGCGGACGACAACGACGGGGCGCGCGTCGCGGCGGACGCCCGGCCCCGGTCCGACGGCAGGCGGGTGGCGGGCTCGGCGTGCGTGTACGTCGTGTACGACCCGGTCGACGGGAGTTGCGTGATGGCCGCCGCCGGGCACCCCGCGCCGGCCGTCGTGCTGCCCGACGGGACCGTCGACTTCGTAGATCTGCCCCGGGGGCCCGCGCTCGGTGTGGGCGGCCCGCCGTTCGAGTCGGCCGAGCTGGTCCTGCCGGAGGGCAGCACGCTCGCGCTGCACACGGACGGTCTGCTGGCCGACGGCGAGCGGGGGGCGCCGGACACCAGCCGGGAGCGGCTGCGGCAGGCCCTGGAGCAGCCGGCCGCCGCCCTCGACCTGCGCTGCCGGACGGTGATCGACACCCTCGTCCCGGCCCGTCCGTACGACGACGTGGCCCTGCTGATGGCCCGCACCCGCCGGCTGCCGGCCGGCCAGGTGGCCGACTGGGAGCTGCCCGCGGACCCGGCAGCCGTCGCCGAGGCCCGCAAGACCGCGAGCCGCCGACTGGCGGAGTGGGGGCTCACGGAGCTGTCGTTCACCACCGAGCTCGTCGTCAGCGAGCTGGTCACGAACGCGATCCGGTACGCCACGGGGCCGATCAGGCTCCGGCTGATCCGCGAGCGCACCCTGTTCTGCGCGGTCTTCGACGGCGGCGCCACCGCACCCCATCTGCGCCATCCGAGGGCCACCGACGAGGGCGGCCGGGGGCTGCTGCTGGTCTCCCAGGTCACCCAGCGGTGGGGCACCCGCTTCCTCCCCGAGGGGAAGGTCATCTGGGCGGAGCAGTCACTCACCGACGCCGGCGCGTGAGCGATGGGGAACATTCATCGCATCACGTGAGAAACTGGCGCAATACCGGCAGATAGGGCGCGAGCCATGAACGACACGGCGATCGACTACGCGGCGGTCTTCCAGGCCCTGCCGGGCATGGTGGCGCTGCTCACGCCCGGGTTGGTGTACGCGGACGCCAACGAGGAGTTCCTGCGGGTGGCCGGCCGCAAGCGCGAGCAGATGGTCGGCCGGCACCTCTTCGACGTCTTCCCCGACAACCCCGAGGAGCCCGGCGCGAACGGCATGCGCAACCTGGAGGCGTCGCTGCGCCGGGTGCTGGCCACCGGCGAGCGGGACACCATGGCTCTGCAGCGCTACGACGTGGAGTCGGCCGACCGGCCCGGCGAGTGGGAGGAGCGCTACTGGAGCCCGGTCAACGCCCCGGTGTACGGGCCGGACGGGTCGGTGGTGCTGCTGGTGCACCGCGTCGAGGAGGTCACCGAGCTGATTCGGGCGCGCGGCGGGCGCGGGACGGCCGCGGACGACGGGCGGGTCGGCAGCCGGGGCCGGGTGCTGGAGGCCGAGCTGTACACCCGCGCCCGTGAGCTGCAGGAGCTCAACGAACGGCTGCGGCTTGCCCACGCACGCGAGCGCGAGGTGGCCCTCGCCCTCCAGGAGGCGATGCTGCCGCCGCGCATGCAGGTCGGGCACCACCGGGCCGCGGTGCGCTACCGGCCGGCGGTCGGCGCGCTCAACGTGTGCGGGGACTGGTACGACCTGGTCGACCTGGTCGGCGGCAACCGCATCGGGGTCTCGGTCGGCGACGTCGTCGGACACGGTCTGGAGGCCGCCGGGGTGATGGGCCAGCTGCGCAGCGCCCTGAGCGCGGCCTCCCGGGTGGCCCAGGGGCCGGGCGAGGCACTGAACGTCCTCGGACGGTACGCGCACGTCGTGGACGGGGCCGAGTCGGCCACCGCGGTCACCACGTTCATCGACTTCGACCATCACACGATCACCTACAGCAGCGCCGGGCATCCGCCGCCGGTGCTCGTGCACGCCGACGGGCGGGTGGAGTTCCTCGACCGGGCGACGGACCCCCCGCTGGACGCCCGGCCCGACCCGGCCCCGCGACCCGAGGCGCGCACCACGTACGACGACGGCGCCACCCTGGCCCTGTACACGGACGGTCTCATCGAGCGACGGCGGGAGGACATCGACACGGGACTGAACCGTCTCGCGGACGCGCTGGCCCGGCACCGGAAAGCCGACCCCGAGAGCCTCGCCGACGCGGTGCTGTGGGAGCTCCTGCCGCCCGGCGGCGCCACCGACGACACGGCCTTGGTCGTCGTACGGCTGTGACGGGGGCGAGAGGGCAGGGGGAACGGGAGCTGCGCCGGCCCGGTTCCGGCCGTTGCCGCCTACCCCTACACTGACACCCCACACCATGCCGGTTGACCTGCTGGAACACGGCCCCGAGCCGACCCGCCGGACACGAGGAGCGACACCCTTTGTTCTACTACCTCCTGAAGTATGTGGTGTTGGGGCCGCTGCTGAGACTGCTCTTCCGCCCTCGAATAGAGGGTCTGGAGCATGTGCCGGACTCGGGAGCGGCGATCATCGCTGGAAACCACCTGTCGTTCTCCGACCACTTCCTGATGCCCGCGATCCTCAAGCGGCGCATCACGTTCCTCGCGAAGGCCGAGTACTTCACGGGGCCGGGCCTCAAGGGCCGGCTGACCGCGGCCTTCTTCCGCAGCGCGGGCCAGATCCCGGTGGACCGTTCCGGCAAGGAGGCCGGCCAGGCCGCGATCCGCGAGGGCCTGGGCGTGCTGAGCAAGGACGAGCTGCTGGGCATCTACCCGGAGGGCACCCGCTCGCACGACGGACGGCTCTACAAGGGCAAGGTCGGCGTCGCCGTGATGGCCCTGCGGGCGCAGGTGCCGGTGATCCCCTGCGCGATGATCGGCACCTTCGAGGCGCAGCCGCCGGGCAAGGTCGTCCCGACCCTGCACCCGGTCGTGATCCGCTTCGGCAAGCCCCTCGACTTCTCCCGCTACCTCGGCATGGAGCACGAGAAGGCGGTGCTGCGCGCGATCACCGACGAGATCATGTACGCCATCCTCTCGCTGTCCGAGCAGGAGTACGTCGACCAGTACGCGGCCGTCGCCAAGGCGGAGGAGGTCGCCGCGAAGGCGGAGACGGAGAAGTCGGGGAAGGGGCGCAAGTTCCCCCGGCTGCCCTCGAGATGACGGTACGTCAGTATCGTTGAGGGCGACGAGGGGCGGCCGGATCGATCCGGCCGCCCCTCGTCGCCCTACGGGCGGTGCCCTACCGCTCGAGTCCTACGGCTTGGGCGTGGCGTGCGGTGCGCAGGTCACGTCCGACCGGTCCAGCTTGCCGGTGAGGAGGTAGGCGTCGACCCGGCTGTTGATGCAGGTGTTCACCAGGCTGGTGACACCGTGGGAGCCCGCGCCCTTCTCGGTGATCAGGCGGGAGCCCTGGAAACGCTTGTGCAGTTCCACGGCGCCCGCGTACGGGGTGGCCGCGTCGTTCGTGGACTGGACGATCAGCACCTGCGGCAGCCCCTTGTGCGTGGTGACGTGCACCGGAGTCTGCTGCTTGACCGGCCAGGTGGCGCAGGGCAGGTTCATCCAGGCGTTGGCCCACGTCATGAACGGGTGGCTCTTGTGCAGCGCCGTGTTGTCCCGGTCCCACTTCTTCCAGCTGGTGGGCCACTTGGCGTCGGTGCACTCGACGGCCGTGTAGACGGCGTTGCCGTTCTCCGAGGAGATGTTGCCGGCGGTGTCCGTCAGGTCGGGCGAGGCCGCGTCGACCAGGGCCTTGGTGTCCCCGGCGAAGTAGGCGCTGAAGACGGTGGCGACCGGCACCCACGAGGAGTCGTAGTACGGGGCGCTCTGGAAGAAGGAGATCAGCTCGGCCGGGCCTACGACGCCGCCGATGGGGTTCTTCTTCGCGGTGGCGCGCAGCTGGAGCCACTTCGCCTGGACGGCGGCGCGGGTCGTGCCCAGGTGGAAGGTCGCGTCGTTGGCGGCGACCCAGTCCTGCCAGTCCTTCCAGCGGCCCTCGAAGGCGACGTCCTGGTCGAGGTTGGCCTGGTACCAGACCTTCTCGCGGGAGGGGTTGACCACGCTGTCGACGACCATGCGACGCAGGTGGCCCGGGAACATGGTGCCGTACACGGCGCCGAGGTAGGTGCCGTACGAGACGCCGAGGAAGTTGAGCCCCCGCTCGCCGAGGGCGGCGCGGATGACGTCCAGGTCGCGCACGGTGTTCGGCGTGGTCATCTGCTGGAGCATCGCCTTGCCGGTGCGCTCGGCGCAGCCCTGCGCGTACTCACGGGCGAGCCCCCGCTGGGCGTACTTGTCGGCCGTGGTGTCCGGGACCGGGTCGGCCTTGGGCGCCTTGACGAACTCCTGCGGGTCCATGCAGGAGATGGGCGCGGAGTGGCCCACGCCGCGCGGGTCGAAGCCGACGAAGTCGTAGGCCTTGGCCACGTTGGCCCAGACGGGCGCCTTGGTGGTGACGCGACGCGGGAAGCGCAGGCCGGAGCCGCCGGGACCGCCGGGGTTGTAGACGAGCGCCCCCTGACGCTCCTGAGCCGTGCCCGTGTTGCCGATGCGGTCGACGGCGAGCTTGATCTGCCTGCCGTTCGGCTTGGCGTAGTCGACCGGAACGGTGACCCAGCCGCACTTGATCGGCTTCTCCAGGCCCCAGTCGGCCGGGCAGTCCTGCCAGTCGATGCCGGCCTTCGCGGCGCGCTCGGCGGCGATCGCCGCGCCCCGCGCCTCACGGTCTTGTCCCGGACGACTGCTGGTCGCGCTCGCGGTGGGCGCGGTGACCGCGCCGGCGAGCAGAGTCGCGGTGACGAGTATGCCCGCCGAGCCCAGCGCGGCGACGCGCTTGTTCGGTCGTATGTCCTTCAAGTGGGAACTCCCCCTACCTGGTTATGGCGGCAGGGTGGATCCTCGCTGCTGTGAGGCGTCTGAGAAAAGGTGTCGTTGACCTTCTTTGCCAATCCGATAACCGGAGAGGAAGGTACCGTTCACCGGATGTCCAGGTCGGCGAGGGCCTCGTCCAGTGCGCGGCGCAGCCGCAGCGCGTCGGGCGCGAGGGCCGTGACGAGCGCGGCGGGACCGGCCAACGGCATCACGCGGGCGTGTTCGCCGACCGCCCGGGCCGCCGTCGGCCGCTGAGCGAACTCCGGCAGTACGACGATGAGTTGTCCGACGGCCCGGTGACCGGCGAGAACGGCGGGGCCGTCCCAGCCGCCGGGCGCGCCCGGTCCGCAGGCCAGTTCCTGATCGAGGACGGCCCGGCCGGCGACCTTGACGACCAGTCTGCTGGTCAGCCTGCCCGGCTCCTCCCCCACCCGCCCCAGCACCTGCTCCTCGCGCAGCACCAGGCGGGCGTCGGCGCCGAGGTCGACGCGCGTGGAGACGGACAGGTCGCTGCCGCCCGCCGAGATCAACTGCTCGGGCAGCCAGTGCAGTTCGCCGCCGTCGGCGACGGTGAGCCGGACGTCGTACCGGGCTTCGTCCTTCGTCTGGCCGGGCAGGGCGATGGTGGCGGCGGCCGAGCCGACCCGCAGCCGGGCTCCGCCGCCGACGTCCGCCTCCACAGCGAACCGGTCACCGCCGAGGGGCCCGCTCATCGCCCCGACGAGCAGGACGCGCGCCTCGTCGCCGACGGCCCGGGTGCGCCGCAGGGCGAGCGGTCCGTCGCTCTCCAGCACGGGCAGGCAGGTGCCCCCGCGCCCGTCGGCGCTCGCCCTGATCCGTGCGGTGGCGCACACCCGGCTCATGTCACGCCGTCCAGGCGGCGAGCTGCGAACGCACCCAGGCTGCGACGTCCGCGACGCCGCTCCCGGCGCGCAGGGACTGGAAAACGACGGGCAGTTCGGCCCGTTGCGCCTTCGCGTCGGCGGCCATGCGGGCGAGGTCGGAGCCGACGTACGGCGCGAGGTCGGTCTTGTTGACGACGAGCAGATCGGCGGTGGTGACGCCCGGGCCGCCCTTGCGCGGGATGTCGTCCCCGCCCGCCACGTCGATGACGAAGATCTGGGCGTCCACCAGCCCCTTGGAGAAGGTGGCGGTGAGGTTGTCCCCGCCCGATTCGACCAGGATGAGGTCCAGCGGCCCCACGGCGTCCTCCAGGTCCTCCACGGCTTCGAGGTTGGCGGAGATGTCGTCCCGGATCGCGGTGTGCGG
It includes:
- a CDS encoding SpoIIE family protein phosphatase, coding for MGTEDEDDVARRRFDVADTAPLLLDERGVVASWTRDAERLLGYPAAEAVGRNLAALLTHADAGRVGDVLARCREDGGWAGLLSARRRDGRPVPVMARVTSAHEPGGPARWLALLNEMSDAPGWNMSRSVLEQMVGDSPIGIAIVNTDLRFVWSNAALARFGGGPPEHRLGLRLADVQPGLDSASIEAQMRRVLESGEPVIGYELVGRVQAAPHRETAHMLSFTRLEDERGGPMGVYYTVVDMTERHRARQRLALLDRAGRRIGRSLDITRTAQELADVAVPDFADVVTVDLLEPVLRGAEPAPARATGGPDDSVSLRRAGRRRAGDPDTPADADGSGGPAGVTAVVYPAGSPPARCLTEGQPWRAARLDPNSLREARGPGDPQDLSNPQAPGEPWDPDDPRGTGSPRNPVAPGDPGGPGAPQDLSNPQDPGGPRAPGGPREPGGPGGPQHTGGPRAHGDLRDTGDPQEPDGPREPDGPREPDGPREPGGVGAGAGGWGAVLPVGAGPASVLIVPVRARGTVLGVTTFLRHDPREPFDEDDLALAEDLVSRAAVCVDNARRYTRERGAALVLQRNLLPRRLPAQDAVEVAADYRPADELTGLGGDWYDLIPLSGARVALVVGEVPGHGIDAAAAMGRVRTAVRTLAALDLPPAEILAHLDDLVTRMDEEEDEEADDNDGARVAADARPRSDGRRVAGSACVYVVYDPVDGSCVMAAAGHPAPAVVLPDGTVDFVDLPRGPALGVGGPPFESAELVLPEGSTLALHTDGLLADGERGAPDTSRERLRQALEQPAAALDLRCRTVIDTLVPARPYDDVALLMARTRRLPAGQVADWELPADPAAVAEARKTASRRLAEWGLTELSFTTELVVSELVTNAIRYATGPIRLRLIRERTLFCAVFDGGATAPHLRHPRATDEGGRGLLLVSQVTQRWGTRFLPEGKVIWAEQSLTDAGA
- a CDS encoding PP2C family protein-serine/threonine phosphatase, translated to MNDTAIDYAAVFQALPGMVALLTPGLVYADANEEFLRVAGRKREQMVGRHLFDVFPDNPEEPGANGMRNLEASLRRVLATGERDTMALQRYDVESADRPGEWEERYWSPVNAPVYGPDGSVVLLVHRVEEVTELIRARGGRGTAADDGRVGSRGRVLEAELYTRARELQELNERLRLAHAREREVALALQEAMLPPRMQVGHHRAAVRYRPAVGALNVCGDWYDLVDLVGGNRIGVSVGDVVGHGLEAAGVMGQLRSALSAASRVAQGPGEALNVLGRYAHVVDGAESATAVTTFIDFDHHTITYSSAGHPPPVLVHADGRVEFLDRATDPPLDARPDPAPRPEARTTYDDGATLALYTDGLIERRREDIDTGLNRLADALARHRKADPESLADAVLWELLPPGGATDDTALVVVRL
- a CDS encoding lysophospholipid acyltransferase family protein is translated as MFYYLLKYVVLGPLLRLLFRPRIEGLEHVPDSGAAIIAGNHLSFSDHFLMPAILKRRITFLAKAEYFTGPGLKGRLTAAFFRSAGQIPVDRSGKEAGQAAIREGLGVLSKDELLGIYPEGTRSHDGRLYKGKVGVAVMALRAQVPVIPCAMIGTFEAQPPGKVVPTLHPVVIRFGKPLDFSRYLGMEHEKAVLRAITDEIMYAILSLSEQEYVDQYAAVAKAEEVAAKAETEKSGKGRKFPRLPSR
- a CDS encoding alpha/beta hydrolase, encoding MKDIRPNKRVAALGSAGILVTATLLAGAVTAPTASATSSRPGQDREARGAAIAAERAAKAGIDWQDCPADWGLEKPIKCGWVTVPVDYAKPNGRQIKLAVDRIGNTGTAQERQGALVYNPGGPGGSGLRFPRRVTTKAPVWANVAKAYDFVGFDPRGVGHSAPISCMDPQEFVKAPKADPVPDTTADKYAQRGLAREYAQGCAERTGKAMLQQMTTPNTVRDLDVIRAALGERGLNFLGVSYGTYLGAVYGTMFPGHLRRMVVDSVVNPSREKVWYQANLDQDVAFEGRWKDWQDWVAANDATFHLGTTRAAVQAKWLQLRATAKKNPIGGVVGPAELISFFQSAPYYDSSWVPVATVFSAYFAGDTKALVDAASPDLTDTAGNISSENGNAVYTAVECTDAKWPTSWKKWDRDNTALHKSHPFMTWANAWMNLPCATWPVKQQTPVHVTTHKGLPQVLIVQSTNDAATPYAGAVELHKRFQGSRLITEKGAGSHGVTSLVNTCINSRVDAYLLTGKLDRSDVTCAPHATPKP